In Ictalurus furcatus strain D&B chromosome 23, Billie_1.0, whole genome shotgun sequence, a single window of DNA contains:
- the LOC128600049 gene encoding vitelline membrane outer layer protein 1, whose protein sequence is MALVSISIFCLLTLVSSGDVDVEDQPHAIRAGTTFALRNYTSILTVPNGEKFGIWMWSELCPDNFYAVGFSLRVEPNQYANDDTALNGIRLFCVQNEDRRFLYSVESHTGHFGEWTEPRWCPSGTLSSFQLRVEPHQGIFGDDTTANNIRFRCSSNPTMEGQGMAWGEYGEWSNNCHNGGICGIQTKMELYQGILDDSSLNDVRFHCCTKSQQ, encoded by the exons ATGGCTCTcgtttccatttccattttctGCTTGCTGACTCTGGTGTCATCTGGTGACGTCGATGTTGAGGATCAGCCTCACGCCATTCGCGCCGGGACGACTTTCGCGTTGCGAAATTACACCTCGATCCTTACCGTGCCCAATGGAGAGAAATTCGGGATCTGGATGTGGTCAGAGCTGTGTCCTGACAACTTCTACGCTGTGGGATTCAGCCTGAGG GTCGAGCCTAACCAGTACGCAAATGATGACACGGCTCTGAACGGAATCCGTCTCTTCTGCGTCCAAAATGAAGACCGTCGCTTCCTCTACAGTGTGGAGTCCCATACCGGACA TTTTGGTGAGTGGACGGAACCTCGGTGGTGCCCTTCTGGTACATTGAGCTCGTTCCAGCTGCGTGTGGAGCCTCACCAGGGCATCTTCGGCGATGACACGACCGCCAACAACATCCGCTTCCGCTGCAGCAGCAACCCGACGATGGAGGGCCAGGGCATGGCCTGGGGAGAGTACGGAGAATGGAGTAATAACTGTCACAATGGGGGCATCTGTGGCATCCAGACCAAGATGGAGCTGTACCAGGGCATTCTAGACGACTCGTCTCTCAACGACGTGCGCTTCCACTGCTGCACCAAGAGCCAGCAGTGA
- the brd2b gene encoding bromodomain-containing protein 2b isoform X3 gives MDMGTIKKRLENNYYRSASECIQDFNTMFTNCYIYNKPTDDIVLMAQSLEKVFLQKVAQMPQEEIELPPPAPRGRAIKTAKSRRGRGGGLGAAQQVPAVSQSAYSPSSPDTPDSMFSGSPHMMLSKPGPPPSPLPLPPPPPPLMTLPPTQPTAKKKGVKRKADTTTPSTTGFPVPPAGRAIGMGKGRGALSLSPVPSLTCGMGVSEPVHLQPVMGRSVPRRPIKPPRKDLPELARPKSAPRHRTKLSGQLRYCSSILKELLSKKHAAYAWPFYKPVDASLLGLHDYHLIIKHPMDLSTIKRKMDEREYRDAQEFSADVRLMFSNCYKYNPPEHDVVAMARRLQDVFEFRFAKMPDEVLEEEEEEEGLTPTSLGRNVGIMGLQHSSSSSSSSSSSSSSSSPSSSSESEPSSDSEPSSESSPSSDSEEERAQRLAQLQDQVCTQLRAVHEQLAALSSGPIIKPKKKREKKKDKKKKKKPEKRKGGRSNEREREKVTKVTKSKSSKMASMSTQNKKAPAKKNSKSNKTTKKTSLAAAARFTAPPPPIPQYDSEEEEDGLPMSYDAKRQLSLDINKLPGDKLGRVVHIIQSREPSLRDTNPEEIEIDFETLKPSTLRELESYVTSCLRKKPRKPYVMKPAGGKSREELALEKRRELERRLQDVSGQLNSVKKPQKPKAEKASVSAEPHSMPARLSASSSSSDSSSSSSDSSSSDTSDSDSR, from the exons ATGGACATGGGCACCATCAAGAAACGGCTGGAGAACAACTACTACCGCAGCGCCAGCGAGTGCATCCAGGACTTCAACACCATGTTTACTAACTGCTACATCTACAACAAG CCCACTGATGACATCGTGCTGATGGCCCAGTCTCTGGAGAAGGTCTTTCTGCAGAAGGTGGCTCAGATGCCCCAGGAGGAGATCGAGTTGCCCCCTCCTGCACCCAGGGGCCGAGCGATCAAGACCGCCAAATCCCGGCGGGGAAGAG gaggtgGTCTGGGTGCAGCTCAGCAGGTCCCGGCTGTGTCCCAATCCGCCTACTCGCCCTCTTCTCCCGACACCCCGGACTCCATGTTTTCCGGCTCTCCTCACATGATGCTCAGTAAACCCggccctcctccttctcctcttcctcttcctcctcctcctcctcccctcatGACTCTGCCCCCAACACAGCCCACCGCTAAG AAGAAAGGCGTGAAGCGTAAAGCGGACACCACCACCCCGAGCACCACGGGTTTCCCCGTGCCCCCTGCAGGCCGCGCTATAGGTATGGGTAAGGGTCGTGGCGCGCTCTCGCTCTCGCCCGTACCCAGCCTGACGTGTGGCATGGGCGTGAGCGAGCCCGTGCACCTGCAGCCCGTCATGGGCCGATCCGTGCCACGGCGTCCCATCAAACCCCCGCGCAAAGACCTGCCCGAGCTGGCGAGGCCGAAAAGCGCACCGCGGCACCGCACCAAGCTGAGCGGCCAGCTGCGCTACTGCAGCTCCATCCTGAAAGAGCTGCTGAGTAAGAAGCACGCGGCCTACGCCTGGCCCTTCTACAAACCCGTCGACGCGTCGCTGCTCGGCCTGCACGACTACCACCTCATCATCAAACACCCCATGGACCTCAGCACCATCAAG AGGAAGATGGACGAGCGGGAGTACAGGGACGCTCAGGAGTTTAGTGCTGATGTGAGGCTCATGTTCTCCAACTGCTATAAGTACAATCCACCTGAGCACGACGTGGTAGCCATGGCACGCAgactgcag GACGTGTTCGAGTTCCGTTTCGCGAAGATGCCTGATGAGGTcctggaggaagaggaggaggaagaaggctTGACGCCGACCTCTCTGGGTCGTAACGTGGGCATTATGGGATTGCAGCActcctcctcgtcctcgtcATCCTCTTCGTCTTCGTCATCCTCGTCGTCTCCGTCGTCTTCGTCCGAAAGCGAGCCGAGCAGCGACAGCGAGCCGAGCAGCGAGAGCAGCCCAAGCTCGGACAGCGAGGAGGAGAGAGCACAGCGCCTGGCCCAGCTACAGGACCAAGTGTGCACTCAG CTGCGGGCGGTGCACGAGCAGTTAGCCGCGCTCTCGTCCGGCCCCATCATCAAACCCAAGAAGAAGCGCgagaagaagaaggacaagaagaagaagaagaagccggAGAAGCGCAAAGGCGGCCGGAGCAacgagagggagagggagaaagtcaCCAAAGTGACCAAGAGCAAATCCAGCAAAATGGCGTCCATGTCCACTCAGAACAAGAAAGCTCCTGCCAAGAAGAACAGCAAGAGCAACAA GACGACCAAGAAGACGTCTTTGGCGGCTGCGGCGCGCTTCACGGCTCCTCCCCCGCCGATACCGCAGTACGACtcggaggaggaagaggacggTCTGCCTATGAGCTACGACGCCAAGCGCCAGCTCAGCCTCGACATCAACAAGCTGCCGGGAGACAAGCTGGGCCGCGTCGTGCACATCATCCAGTCCCGCGAGCCCTCGCTGCGCGACACCAACCCCGAGGAGATCGAGATCGACTTCGAGACGCTCAAACCGTCTACGCTGCGCGAGCTCGAGAGCTACGTCACCAGCTGCCTGCGCAAAAAGCCACGGAAACCTTACG tgatgaAGCCGGCCGGTGGGAAGTCTCGTGAGGAACTGGCTTTGGAGAAAAGAAGGGAGCTGGAGAGAAGGCTGCAGGATGTTAGTGGCCAACTCAACTCTGTCAAAAAGCCCCAGAAACCCAAAG CGGAGAAGGCCAGCGTGAGCGCAGAGCCACACTCCATGCCCGCTCGCCTCAGCGCCAGCAGCTCCAGCTCCGACTCCTCTTCGTCCTCATCCGACTCCTCTTCCTCAGACACCAGTGACTCTGACTCCAGGTGA